A single region of the Halonatronomonas betaini genome encodes:
- the mfd gene encoding transcription-repair coupling factor: MEILYDPNNEKISNLKELIMNKKNIKVAGLKGAKLSLVISSIVDNIKSDLLIITKSNYRANEIYEDLLRLLPTDKVLYFPEKDILPHEDIEIPSWQRKKRLQVLNSSHNKKSQIIVIPIQAVFEAHVPYWRWNEFVIELSLGETFELESLTSLLIEASYNRTDRVENIGEFSLRGGILDVFPPGEKSPFRVEFFGDEIDSIRKFSINDQKSLEKVNSFNISPASEVILPEDFDSRSKSILASFKKKITSLNSRNSDEIKNKIEAKRDGFLRAKENKNLVSLKEYMPFLYNKLSTVFDYFKDNSSIILEDIGQIEKIIKRYHENIKEEYIDLLNKGEVLDYYYENFWSPNDINRQIWSYHHIDLQNDYGPTDKIDIEFTYEGIESFQSRLNLFKKKVKALLEEDYNILITVSSNKNRDTIRNLFSEDEFILIKENKNLILESGVNILIGDLSFGFKSKDLKMVLFTESEIFGHKKRKKLKLEDIQPGEKINTFTDLDKGDYIVHENHGIGKFLGIKTLEIQNSKQDYLLLKYAGNDKLYVPTEKIDLVQKYIGGENTQPKLYKLGGNDWQKTKEKVKASVKELAVDLIDLYAKREKITGYAFSEDTTWQKEFEDRFPYEETPDQAKAIHEVKKDMESPYPMDRLLCGDVGYGKTEVAIRAAFKAGIDGKQTAVLVPTTILAQQHFKTFQERIADFPINIAMISRFRSKAEQKIIKQKLKSGRVDIVIGTHRLLSKDIKFNDLGLLIIDEEQRFGVNHKEKLKDMKKKIDVLAMTATPIPRTLHMSLSGVRDMSLIETPPENRYPVKTYIKEFSRSLIRDAIKREINRSGQVYFVHNRIEDIEKYANIIREEVPEAKVAIGHGQMSENNLENLMYDFYEHNYDVLVCTTIIENGLDIPNVNSIIVNQAENFGLAQLYQIRGRVGRSDKVAYAYMLYEKDRILPELADKRLQAIKEFSSLGSGFKIAMRDMEIRGTGNLLGAEQHGHIASIGYSLYCKLLDKAVQELKGGTENDIIEPEIKLDINAFIPDKYINSENLKIEFYQRIKKLKSEEEYSELLEELIDRFGDVPDSLLNLLYINKLKNIASNLNIIKIIEESKSINFVFKDKTSIERDAILKLIKDYSRQININSREKPIIKLKKSKQFKQNDYKIVKSLINFLRDLERYQTYLNSSFKE; this comes from the coding sequence GTGGAGATTTTATATGACCCAAATAATGAAAAAATAAGCAATCTAAAAGAGCTTATTATGAATAAGAAAAATATTAAAGTAGCAGGATTGAAAGGTGCTAAGTTATCTCTAGTTATTTCCTCAATAGTGGATAATATTAAAAGTGATTTATTGATTATTACTAAGAGTAATTATAGGGCGAATGAAATATATGAAGATTTATTAAGGTTATTACCAACAGATAAAGTTTTATATTTTCCTGAAAAAGATATATTACCTCATGAAGATATTGAAATTCCAAGCTGGCAAAGGAAAAAAAGATTGCAGGTTTTAAATTCTTCCCATAATAAAAAGTCCCAGATAATCGTTATACCTATACAGGCTGTTTTTGAAGCACATGTTCCTTACTGGCGCTGGAATGAATTTGTGATTGAACTGAGCTTAGGAGAAACTTTTGAATTGGAGAGTTTAACATCTTTATTAATAGAGGCTAGTTATAATAGAACGGATAGAGTAGAAAATATTGGAGAATTCAGTTTAAGGGGAGGAATCTTAGATGTTTTCCCTCCAGGAGAAAAATCACCATTTAGAGTAGAATTTTTCGGGGATGAAATAGATTCTATAAGAAAGTTTTCAATAAATGATCAAAAATCTTTAGAAAAAGTAAACAGTTTTAATATTTCGCCTGCCTCAGAAGTTATTTTACCGGAAGATTTTGATAGTAGGTCTAAGAGTATTTTAGCAAGTTTTAAAAAGAAGATCACAAGCCTAAATAGTAGGAATTCTGATGAGATCAAAAATAAAATAGAAGCTAAAAGAGATGGGTTTTTAAGGGCAAAAGAAAATAAAAATTTAGTATCTCTTAAAGAATATATGCCATTTCTTTATAACAAGCTTTCAACTGTATTTGATTACTTTAAGGATAACTCTTCTATCATTTTGGAAGATATTGGTCAAATTGAAAAAATCATAAAAAGATATCATGAGAATATAAAAGAGGAATATATAGATTTATTGAATAAGGGAGAGGTTTTAGACTACTATTATGAAAATTTTTGGTCGCCTAATGATATAAATAGACAAATATGGTCATATCATCATATTGATTTGCAAAATGATTATGGTCCAACTGATAAAATAGACATTGAGTTTACCTATGAAGGTATTGAAAGCTTTCAATCTAGATTGAATTTATTCAAGAAAAAAGTAAAAGCATTACTAGAAGAGGATTATAATATTCTTATAACTGTTTCCAGTAATAAGAATAGAGATACAATAAGAAATTTATTTTCAGAGGATGAATTTATTTTAATAAAAGAAAACAAAAATCTTATATTAGAGTCTGGGGTAAATATTTTAATTGGTGATTTATCTTTTGGCTTTAAATCGAAAGACTTAAAAATGGTCTTATTTACTGAAAGTGAAATTTTTGGTCATAAAAAGAGAAAGAAATTAAAACTTGAAGATATACAACCAGGTGAGAAAATAAATACTTTTACAGACTTAGATAAAGGAGATTATATAGTTCATGAGAATCATGGAATCGGAAAATTTTTAGGCATTAAAACTCTCGAAATTCAAAATTCAAAACAGGATTATTTATTACTCAAATATGCTGGTAATGATAAATTATATGTACCTACAGAAAAAATCGATCTAGTTCAAAAGTATATTGGTGGAGAAAATACACAACCTAAATTGTATAAGTTAGGTGGGAATGATTGGCAAAAGACCAAGGAAAAAGTCAAAGCATCAGTAAAAGAATTGGCTGTAGACTTAATAGATTTATATGCTAAAAGAGAAAAAATAACAGGTTATGCTTTTAGCGAAGATACAACCTGGCAAAAAGAATTTGAAGATAGATTTCCTTATGAGGAAACTCCTGACCAAGCAAAAGCAATTCATGAAGTTAAAAAGGATATGGAAAGCCCTTACCCTATGGATAGATTATTATGTGGTGATGTTGGGTATGGGAAAACTGAAGTAGCAATAAGAGCAGCTTTTAAAGCTGGAATAGATGGAAAACAAACTGCTGTGCTTGTACCTACTACGATTCTTGCTCAGCAACATTTTAAAACTTTTCAAGAAAGAATAGCAGACTTTCCTATAAATATTGCGATGATTAGTAGATTTAGGAGTAAAGCTGAACAAAAAATAATTAAACAAAAATTAAAAAGTGGTAGAGTTGATATAGTTATTGGAACACATAGGTTATTGTCTAAGGATATTAAATTTAATGATCTAGGCTTATTAATAATTGATGAAGAACAAAGATTTGGGGTCAATCATAAAGAAAAATTAAAAGATATGAAGAAGAAAATTGATGTTCTGGCTATGACAGCAACACCAATTCCTAGAACTTTGCATATGTCTCTTTCTGGTGTTAGAGATATGAGTTTAATTGAAACCCCTCCGGAAAATCGTTACCCGGTTAAAACATATATTAAAGAATTTAGTAGAAGTTTGATTAGAGATGCTATTAAAAGGGAAATAAATAGATCTGGTCAAGTATATTTCGTTCATAACAGAATTGAGGATATAGAAAAATATGCAAATATAATTAGAGAAGAGGTTCCTGAAGCCAAAGTTGCTATTGGACATGGACAAATGTCAGAAAATAATCTTGAAAATTTAATGTATGATTTTTATGAACACAATTATGATGTTTTAGTTTGCACCACTATTATAGAAAATGGTCTTGATATACCAAATGTAAATTCAATAATAGTGAATCAAGCAGAAAATTTCGGGTTAGCACAACTTTATCAGATTAGGGGGAGAGTCGGTCGTTCAGACAAAGTTGCATATGCTTATATGCTATATGAAAAAGATAGGATTCTACCTGAACTCGCCGATAAGAGGTTGCAGGCTATAAAAGAATTTTCTAGTTTAGGATCTGGCTTTAAAATCGCTATGAGAGACATGGAAATTAGAGGTACTGGGAATCTGTTAGGTGCTGAACAACATGGTCATATTGCAAGTATTGGTTACTCTTTATATTGTAAATTACTTGATAAAGCTGTGCAGGAATTAAAGGGTGGTACAGAGAATGATATTATAGAACCAGAAATCAAATTGGATATTAACGCTTTTATACCAGATAAATATATTAACTCAGAAAATTTAAAAATAGAATTTTATCAAAGAATAAAGAAATTAAAATCTGAAGAGGAATATTCAGAATTGCTAGAAGAACTCATTGATAGGTTTGGTGATGTACCTGATTCATTATTGAATTTATTATATATAAATAAACTCAAAAATATTGCTAGTAATCTAAATATAATTAAAATAATAGAAGAAAGTAAAAGCATTAACTTTGTTTTTAAAGATAAAACTTCTATTGAAAGAGATGCAATTTTAAAATTGATTAAAGATTATTCTAGACAGATTAATATTAATTCAAGAGAAAAACCTATAATTAAATTGAAAAAATCAAAACAATTTAAACAAAATGATTACAAAATAGTAAAAAGTTTAATTAATTTTTTAAGAGATTTAGAAAGGTACCAAACTTATTTAAATTCTAGCTTTAAGGAATAG
- a CDS encoding putative polysaccharide biosynthesis protein, with protein sequence MVVLSSKKKNNFVIGAAILSGAGILSRVMGLGYRVVLIRLIGAEGMGIYQMAYPLYTIMLVVSRSGIPVALAKMVAGRLAKGKNKDAYRIFTIARVLSVIIGLLSSITMALLAGPLISILKLDPRAYHAILAISPAVFIVSVMASYRGFFQGMQDMKPTAFSQLLEQFIRTITMILLAYLLLPIGLNYAAAGASFGAVTGAIAGLIALIYIYFKRRSLIFDFFNEGNELTEYKAKPIAIELTKLAIPITIGALVQPLMSLVDWIFVPQRLQSAGFIMGEVTTLYGRLTTVAMPLVQFPTVITVSLATSLVPAISEAFELENQRLIYHRTTTAIRLTYMLGLPAAIGMFVLSGQLTDIIYNEPQAASILAVVSWGVLFITLQQTSSAILQGVGRTDLPAKNLFIGAGFNAIINYTLTGLPAFNIHGAALGTVIGFAVAAFLNLRSVYSELGFLFGDKRRFIYPSIVALLMGVITYISKGILVNVFLIEGFVMEFAFLILLVLIGILSYFILLIYAGEIGYDELKFIPKIGTKIAIKLKEWGVIDY encoded by the coding sequence GTGGTTGTTTTGTCTAGTAAAAAAAAGAATAATTTTGTTATTGGAGCAGCTATATTAAGCGGAGCTGGTATTCTTTCTAGGGTAATGGGATTAGGATATAGAGTAGTATTGATTAGGTTGATAGGCGCAGAGGGTATGGGGATTTATCAAATGGCATATCCTCTGTATACTATAATGCTAGTTGTTTCTAGATCAGGTATTCCTGTTGCTTTGGCAAAAATGGTTGCAGGACGTTTGGCAAAAGGGAAAAATAAAGACGCCTATAGAATTTTTACTATAGCCAGGGTATTGAGTGTGATAATTGGCCTTTTATCCTCTATTACTATGGCTCTACTAGCAGGACCATTAATCTCAATACTGAAATTAGATCCTAGAGCTTATCATGCTATTCTGGCAATTTCTCCTGCTGTTTTTATAGTCTCTGTTATGGCTAGTTACAGAGGATTTTTTCAAGGGATGCAGGATATGAAGCCAACGGCTTTTTCTCAATTACTGGAACAATTTATTAGAACTATCACTATGATTTTGCTAGCTTACTTGTTACTACCAATTGGATTAAATTATGCTGCTGCAGGTGCTTCTTTTGGAGCAGTTACTGGTGCAATAGCTGGACTAATAGCACTAATATATATATACTTTAAAAGAAGAAGTTTAATTTTTGATTTTTTTAATGAAGGCAATGAGTTAACTGAATATAAAGCAAAACCTATCGCTATAGAATTAACTAAATTAGCTATACCGATCACAATTGGGGCTTTAGTGCAACCTTTAATGTCACTGGTTGACTGGATATTTGTCCCACAGAGGTTACAATCTGCAGGTTTCATAATGGGAGAAGTGACAACTTTATATGGAAGATTGACTACTGTTGCCATGCCTTTAGTTCAATTTCCAACAGTTATTACTGTTTCACTTGCGACAAGTTTGGTGCCTGCTATTTCTGAAGCATTTGAACTTGAAAATCAAAGGTTAATTTATCATAGAACAACTACAGCAATAAGGCTTACATATATGCTAGGTTTGCCAGCTGCTATTGGAATGTTTGTTCTTTCAGGGCAATTGACTGATATTATTTATAATGAACCACAGGCTGCAAGTATATTAGCTGTAGTAAGTTGGGGTGTTTTGTTTATTACTCTCCAACAAACATCTTCTGCAATTTTACAAGGAGTTGGCAGAACAGATTTGCCGGCTAAAAACCTATTTATTGGAGCAGGATTTAATGCTATAATAAACTATACATTAACTGGCCTTCCAGCATTTAATATTCATGGGGCAGCATTAGGTACAGTTATTGGTTTTGCAGTTGCTGCCTTTTTGAACTTAAGATCTGTATATAGTGAGTTGGGATTTTTGTTTGGAGATAAAAGAAGGTTCATTTATCCATCTATTGTCGCTTTATTGATGGGAGTTATAACTTATATATCAAAGGGAATATTAGTAAATGTATTTTTAATAGAAGGCTTTGTAATGGAATTCGCTTTTTTAATTTTATTAGTTTTAATTGGGATATTAAGTTATTTTATTCTATTAATATACGCAGGAGAGATAGGCTACGATGAATTAAAATTCATTCCTAAAATCGGAACAAAAATAGCTATAAAGCTAAAAGAATGGGGAGTGATCGATTATTAA
- the mazG gene encoding nucleoside triphosphate pyrophosphohydrolase has translation MFADLRGEEGCPWDKKQSLKSLKKYLIEETYEVIEAIDEDDYDSLKKELGDLLLQVIFQSRIMEEQGEFDFLDVIKNLNDKLIRRHPHVFGEDSVENSNDVKIIWDKIKKEEGELNNQSKIEVLNYNRSQPALLQAHELQTNASEVGFDWEKIDPVFEKIEEELSEIKEALKLKDNEAASDELGDLLFAVVNLSRFIDSNPEEALLGTINRFIKRFKYIEKKAVESELDIENMGITELEKLWQEAKLKMRR, from the coding sequence ATTTTTGCAGATTTAAGAGGGGAAGAGGGATGCCCCTGGGATAAAAAGCAGAGCCTTAAGTCATTAAAAAAATATTTAATTGAAGAAACATATGAAGTTATAGAAGCGATTGATGAAGATGATTATGATTCTTTGAAAAAAGAATTAGGAGATTTATTATTACAGGTCATTTTTCAATCTAGAATTATGGAAGAACAGGGGGAATTCGATTTTTTGGATGTTATAAAGAATTTAAATGATAAGCTGATCAGGAGACATCCCCACGTTTTTGGAGAAGACAGTGTTGAAAATTCTAATGATGTTAAAATAATTTGGGATAAAATCAAAAAAGAAGAAGGTGAACTAAATAATCAAAGTAAAATAGAAGTTTTGAATTATAATAGAAGTCAACCTGCTTTATTACAAGCGCATGAATTGCAAACAAATGCTTCAGAAGTTGGTTTTGACTGGGAAAAGATTGATCCAGTTTTTGAAAAGATTGAAGAAGAATTATCAGAAATTAAAGAGGCATTAAAGTTAAAAGATAATGAAGCTGCATCTGATGAATTAGGAGATTTGCTCTTTGCGGTTGTTAATCTTTCAAGATTTATTGATTCAAATCCAGAAGAGGCTTTACTTGGAACAATTAATCGATTTATTAAGAGGTTTAAGTATATTGAAAAGAAAGCTGTTGAGAGTGAACTAGATATAGAAAATATGGGAATAACAGAATTAGAAAAGTTATGGCAAGAAGCTAAACTTAAAATGAGGAGATGA